In one window of Pseudopipra pipra isolate bDixPip1 chromosome 27, bDixPip1.hap1, whole genome shotgun sequence DNA:
- the FZR1 gene encoding fizzy-related protein homolog yields MDQDYERRLLRQINIQNENTMPCVAEMRRTLTPSNSPMSSPSKHGDRFIPSRAGANWSINFHRINENEKSPSQNRKAKDATSDNGKDGLAYSALLKNELLGAGIEKVQDPQTEDRRLQPSTPEKKSLFTYSLSTKRSSPDDGNEVSPYSLSPVSNKSQKLLRSPRKPTRKISKIPFKVLDAPELQDDFYLNLVDWSSLNVLSVGLGTCVYLWSACTSQVTRLCDLSVEGDSVTSVGWSERGNLVAVGTHKGFVQIWDAAAGKKLSMLEGHTARVGALAWNADQLSSGSRDRMILQRDIRTPPLQSERRLQGHRQEVCGLKWSTDHQLLASGGNDNKLLVWNHSSLSPVQQYTEHLAAVKAIAWSPHQHGLLASGGGTADRCIRFWNTLTGQPLQCIDTGSQVCNLAWSKHANELVSTHGYSQNQILVWKYPSLTQVAKLTGHSYRVLYLAMSPDGEAIVTGAGDETLRFWNVFSKTRSTKESVSVLNLFTRIR; encoded by the exons ATGGACCAGGACTACGAGAGACGTCTCCTACGCCAAATCAACATACAGAATGAGAACACAATGCCTTGT GTAGCAGAGATGAGAAGAACCCTGACACCTTCCAATTCCCCAATGTCTTCTCCTAGTAAGCACGGTGACAGATTCATTCCCTCAAGAGCTGGGGCCAACTGGAGCATTAACTTCCACAGAATAAAT gaaaatgaaaaatcaccaagccaaaacagaaaagcaaaggatgCTACATCAGACAATGGCAAAG ATGGCCTTGCCTACTCTGCCCTGCTGAAGAATGAACTCTTGGGAGCAGGGATCGAGAAGGTGCAGGACCCTCAGACAGAGGACAGGAGGCTGCAGCCATCCACCCCAGAGAAGAAGTCTCTCTTCACT TACTCGCTCAGCACAAAACGCTCCAGCCCCGACGATGGCAACGAGGTCTCACCCTATTCCCTGTCCCCTGTCAGCAACAAAAG TCAGAAGCTGCTGAGATCACCTCGGAAACCAACTCGGAAAATCTCCAAGATTCCTTTCAAAGTGCTGGatgccccagagctgcaggatgaCTTCTACCTGAACCTGGTGGACTGGTCCTCTCTTAATGTCCTCAGTGTTGGCCTTGGGACTTGTGTTTACCTGTGGAGTGCTTGTACAAGTCAG GTGACCCGGCTGTGTGACCTCTCTGTGGAAGGAGATTCCGTGACATCCGTGGGCTGGTCAGAACGG GGGAACTTGGTGGCTGTTGGCACTCACAAGGGCTTTGTACAGATCTGGGATGCAGCTGCAGGAAAGAAGCTCTCCATGCTGGAGGGGCACACGGCCAGAGTCG GTGCCCTGGCATGGAATGCAGaccagctctcctcagggagCCGGGACAGGATGATCCTGCAGCGGGACATCCGCACCCCGCCCCTGCAGTCCGAGCGCCGGCTccagggacacaggcaggaggTCTGTGGGCTCAAATGGTCCACGGATCACCAGCTCCTGGCCTCTGGAGGGAATGATAATAAG ctcctcGTCTGGAATCACTCCAGCCTGAGCCCTGTGCAACAATACACAGAGCATCTGGCAGCAGTCAAAGCCATCGCCTGGTCCCCACACCAGCACGGGCTGCTGGCCTCGGGCGGGGGCACAGCCGACCGCTGCATCCGCTTCTGGAACACGCTCACGGGGCAGCCCCTGCAGTGCATCGACACCGGCTCCCAGGTGTGCAACCTGGCCTGGTCCAAACACGCCAACGAGCTG GTGAGCACTCATGGATACTCACAGAACCAGATCCTGGTCTGGAAATACCCCTCGTTAACCCAAGTAGCAAAGCTCACGGGGCACTCCTACCGAGTGCTGTATCTG GCGATGTCCCCTGACGGGGAGGCCATTGTCACAGGAGCCGGGGACGAGACCTTGCGCTTCTGGAACGTCTTCAGTAAAACTCGCTCCACAAAG GAGTCTGTGTCCGTGCTTAACCTCTTCACCAGGATACGATAA
- the LOC135403555 gene encoding GRAM domain-containing protein 2B-like isoform X1: MPGKLRRSARGVLGMKQWQSLEETGSARLGQPKLSRSRTYDSPYKDTRLAATGGEGPPSPALSKRDSSYRRAFGELAGRDALLGCFPCAWQREVPYHGRLYVSSRHVCFHSSLLLKDIKAVVPVASISALKKTNTALLVPNALSIRTAQGEKFLFVSLRQREATYQLLRSVCKQLQDSGQSPRDSVNNEETLEKTLTSSQSDLEQSTPEPNSLHESLDEQSPRPREAEEEDDKAALLTPSSSERVPLAGTRSLWSGGTPHHTLGLGCCTLVPDEPPAEPSQHHHHHLPAAHGGLAGVLGVHRAAHRGAGAAVGIGRGSATPQPTTAVSDRGGGSPVPSRDPPQPASPCPGTRQ, from the exons ATGCCGGGGAAGCTGAGGCGCAGCGCCCGGGGGGTGCTGGGGATGAAGCAgtggcagagcctggaggagacGGGAAGCGCCCGGCTGGGGCAGCCCAAGCTCTCCAG ATCCAGGACTTATGACTCCCCCTACAAGGACACAAGGCTGGCGGCCACAGGCGGGGAGGGACCCCCATCCCCCGCG CTGAGCAAACGGGACAGCAGCTACCGCCGGGCCTTCGGGGAGCTCGCCGGGAGGGACGCGCTGCTGGGCTGCTTCCCGTGCGCCTGGCAGAGAGAGGTGCCCTACCACGGCCGCCTCTACGTGTCCTCCCGACACGTCTGCTTCCactccagcctcctgctcaaGGACATCAAG GCCGTGGTCCCCGTCGCCTCCATCTCAGCCCTCAAAAAGACCAACACGGCGCTGCTGGTGCCCAACGCGCTCAGCATCCGCACGGCCCAGGGGGAGAAG TTCCTCTTCGTGTCGCTGCGCCAGCGAGAGGCCACGTACCAGCTCCTGAGGTCTGTCTGCAAACAGCTGCAG GACAGCGGCCAGAGCCCTCGGGACTCGGTGAACAACGAGGAAACCCTTGAGAAGACTCTG ACCTCGAGCCAGTCGGACCTGGAGCAGAGCACCCCGGAGCCCAACAGCCTCCACGAGTCCCTGG ATGAACAAAGCCCAAGGCcaagggaagcagaggaggaggatgacaAGGCAGCCCTGCTGACTCCCAGCAGCAGCGAACGGGTGCCCTTGGCAGGGACACGCAGCCTCTGGAGTGG GGGAACCCCACACCACACTCTGGGCCTGGGCTGCTGCACTCTGGTCCCGGATGAACCCCCAGCTGAGCCTTCTCAACATCATCATCACCATCTACCTGCTGCT CATGGTGGCCTTGCTGGTGTCCTCGGGGTACATCGGGCTGCGCATcgtggagctggagcagcagttgGCATTGGCAGGGGCTCAGCCACACCCCAACCCACCACAGCAGTGAGTgaccggggtggggggtcccctgtgcccagcagagacccccctcagcctgcctccccctgcccaggtACAAGACAGTGA
- the LOC135403555 gene encoding GRAM domain-containing protein 2A-like isoform X3, with amino-acid sequence MPGKLRRSARGVLGMKQWQSLEETGSARLGQPKLSRSRTYDSPYKDTRLAATGGEGPPSPALSKRDSSYRRAFGELAGRDALLGCFPCAWQREVPYHGRLYVSSRHVCFHSSLLLKDIKAVVPVASISALKKTNTALLVPNALSIRTAQGEKFLFVSLRQREATYQLLRSVCKQLQDSGQSPRDSVNNEETLEKTLTSSQSDLEQSTPEPNSLHESLGEPHTTLWAWAAALWSRMNPQLSLLNIIITIYLLLMVALLVSSGYIGLRIVELEQQLALAGAQPHPNPPQQ; translated from the exons ATGCCGGGGAAGCTGAGGCGCAGCGCCCGGGGGGTGCTGGGGATGAAGCAgtggcagagcctggaggagacGGGAAGCGCCCGGCTGGGGCAGCCCAAGCTCTCCAG ATCCAGGACTTATGACTCCCCCTACAAGGACACAAGGCTGGCGGCCACAGGCGGGGAGGGACCCCCATCCCCCGCG CTGAGCAAACGGGACAGCAGCTACCGCCGGGCCTTCGGGGAGCTCGCCGGGAGGGACGCGCTGCTGGGCTGCTTCCCGTGCGCCTGGCAGAGAGAGGTGCCCTACCACGGCCGCCTCTACGTGTCCTCCCGACACGTCTGCTTCCactccagcctcctgctcaaGGACATCAAG GCCGTGGTCCCCGTCGCCTCCATCTCAGCCCTCAAAAAGACCAACACGGCGCTGCTGGTGCCCAACGCGCTCAGCATCCGCACGGCCCAGGGGGAGAAG TTCCTCTTCGTGTCGCTGCGCCAGCGAGAGGCCACGTACCAGCTCCTGAGGTCTGTCTGCAAACAGCTGCAG GACAGCGGCCAGAGCCCTCGGGACTCGGTGAACAACGAGGAAACCCTTGAGAAGACTCTG ACCTCGAGCCAGTCGGACCTGGAGCAGAGCACCCCGGAGCCCAACAGCCTCCACGAGTCCCTGG GGGAACCCCACACCACACTCTGGGCCTGGGCTGCTGCACTCTGGTCCCGGATGAACCCCCAGCTGAGCCTTCTCAACATCATCATCACCATCTACCTGCTGCT CATGGTGGCCTTGCTGGTGTCCTCGGGGTACATCGGGCTGCGCATcgtggagctggagcagcagttgGCATTGGCAGGGGCTCAGCCACACCCCAACCCACCACAGCAGTGA
- the LOC135403555 gene encoding GRAM domain-containing protein 2B-like isoform X2: MPGKLRRSARGVLGMKQWQSLEETGSARLGQPKLSRSRTYDSPYKDTRLAATGGEGPPSPALSKRDSSYRRAFGELAGRDALLGCFPCAWQREVPYHGRLYVSSRHVCFHSSLLLKDIKAVVPVASISALKKTNTALLVPNALSIRTAQGEKFLFVSLRQREATYQLLRSVCKQLQDSGQSPRDSVNNEETLEKTLTSSQSDLEQSTPEPNSLHESLDEQSPRPREAEEEDDKAALLTPSSSERVPLAGTRSLWREPHTTLWAWAAALWSRMNPQLSLLNIIITIYLLLMVALLVSSGYIGLRIVELEQQLALAGAQPHPNPPQQ; the protein is encoded by the exons ATGCCGGGGAAGCTGAGGCGCAGCGCCCGGGGGGTGCTGGGGATGAAGCAgtggcagagcctggaggagacGGGAAGCGCCCGGCTGGGGCAGCCCAAGCTCTCCAG ATCCAGGACTTATGACTCCCCCTACAAGGACACAAGGCTGGCGGCCACAGGCGGGGAGGGACCCCCATCCCCCGCG CTGAGCAAACGGGACAGCAGCTACCGCCGGGCCTTCGGGGAGCTCGCCGGGAGGGACGCGCTGCTGGGCTGCTTCCCGTGCGCCTGGCAGAGAGAGGTGCCCTACCACGGCCGCCTCTACGTGTCCTCCCGACACGTCTGCTTCCactccagcctcctgctcaaGGACATCAAG GCCGTGGTCCCCGTCGCCTCCATCTCAGCCCTCAAAAAGACCAACACGGCGCTGCTGGTGCCCAACGCGCTCAGCATCCGCACGGCCCAGGGGGAGAAG TTCCTCTTCGTGTCGCTGCGCCAGCGAGAGGCCACGTACCAGCTCCTGAGGTCTGTCTGCAAACAGCTGCAG GACAGCGGCCAGAGCCCTCGGGACTCGGTGAACAACGAGGAAACCCTTGAGAAGACTCTG ACCTCGAGCCAGTCGGACCTGGAGCAGAGCACCCCGGAGCCCAACAGCCTCCACGAGTCCCTGG ATGAACAAAGCCCAAGGCcaagggaagcagaggaggaggatgacaAGGCAGCCCTGCTGACTCCCAGCAGCAGCGAACGGGTGCCCTTGGCAGGGACACGCAGCCTCTGGA GGGAACCCCACACCACACTCTGGGCCTGGGCTGCTGCACTCTGGTCCCGGATGAACCCCCAGCTGAGCCTTCTCAACATCATCATCACCATCTACCTGCTGCT CATGGTGGCCTTGCTGGTGTCCTCGGGGTACATCGGGCTGCGCATcgtggagctggagcagcagttgGCATTGGCAGGGGCTCAGCCACACCCCAACCCACCACAGCAGTGA